The following are encoded in a window of Methylocystis rosea genomic DNA:
- a CDS encoding 3-deoxy-manno-octulosonate cytidylyltransferase, translating to MQALAPIVIIPARLRSTRLPGKPLAEIDGRPMIVHVWERACAAALGPVVVATDSPEIARAIESVGGHAALTRGSHACGSDRIGEALRALDPQCRHGAAVNLQGDQPLLPDGALEAALALLDDPAVDIGTLACPARAEEAGDPNAVKLVGAPLAPGRVRALYFTRAPAPHGDGPRLKHIGVYAFRRAALERFVSLPPSSLELREGLEQLRALEAGMRIDAALLDKGAPSVDTERDLTALRAAAREQDPK from the coding sequence GTGCAGGCGCTCGCGCCGATCGTCATCATTCCGGCGCGTCTGCGCTCGACGCGTCTGCCCGGCAAGCCGCTCGCCGAAATCGACGGTCGGCCCATGATCGTCCATGTCTGGGAGCGCGCATGCGCAGCGGCGCTCGGACCTGTCGTGGTCGCGACCGACTCTCCTGAGATCGCGCGCGCGATCGAGTCGGTCGGCGGACACGCGGCGCTCACGCGCGGCTCTCACGCCTGCGGCAGCGATCGCATCGGCGAAGCCTTGCGGGCGCTCGACCCGCAATGCCGCCATGGCGCCGCCGTCAATCTGCAAGGCGACCAGCCCTTGCTTCCTGACGGGGCGCTCGAAGCGGCGCTCGCGCTTCTCGACGATCCAGCCGTCGACATTGGCACCCTCGCCTGCCCGGCGCGCGCCGAAGAAGCCGGCGATCCCAACGCCGTCAAGCTCGTGGGAGCTCCGCTCGCGCCTGGTCGGGTTCGCGCGCTTTACTTCACCCGAGCGCCCGCCCCCCATGGCGATGGGCCGCGTTTGAAGCACATCGGCGTCTACGCCTTTCGCCGCGCCGCTCTGGAACGATTCGTCTCGCTGCCGCCCTCCTCGCTTGAACTGCGCGAAGGGCTTGAGCAGCTGCGCGCGCTCGAGGCCGGCATGCGCATCGACGCTGCGCTGCTGGACAAAGGCGCCCCTTCGGTTGATACGGAACGCGATTTGACCGCGCTGCGCGCCGCGGCGCGCGAACAGGACCCAAAGTGA
- the rpmG gene encoding 50S ribosomal protein L33 → MAKSAMIKIKLLSTADTGYFYVTKKNARTKTEKLVFKKYDPVVRKHVEFKETKIK, encoded by the coding sequence ATGGCCAAGTCCGCCATGATCAAGATCAAGCTCCTGTCCACGGCGGATACGGGCTATTTCTACGTGACGAAAAAGAACGCGCGCACCAAGACGGAAAAGCTCGTCTTCAAGAAATACGATCCCGTCGTGCGCAAGCACGTGGAATTCAAGGAAACCAAGATCAAGTAA
- the rnr gene encoding ribonuclease R, with product MAKDDTAKHTPSREDILAFITRETEAGGPRKIGVREIARAFGAAGDDRIAIKRLLAEMADEGILEKRGKRVNRKGTLPPVALVDIIARDRDGEMIAAPVEWDEDELGPAPRIRIHAPRRARPGEPLPGVGDRALVRAEPDRDAGPNEPPYVGRVVKLLSRQRQRVLGVLHIEANGAGRIEPIDKKQAGRELAVAAADIGAGKHGDLVSIDLVGKTRFGAPRARVRETLGSVTGEKAVSLIALRAHDIPDVFRAEATAEAERAQPASLHGREDWRDLPLVTIDPPDAKDHDDAVHAAPDNAPDNDGGFVLTVAIADVAHYVTPRSALDRDALERGNSVYFPDRVVPMLPERISNDLCSLRPNEDRPALAVRMRVTSKGRKIDHSFHRVMMRSHAKLAYAQAQDAIEGRTDETTKPLLAPVLRTLYAAHEALQHARNLRAPLDLDLPERKILLKKDGSFDRVIIPPRLEAHRLIEEFMILANVAAAETLEQHRQQLIYRAHDEPSREKVSALSEFLATIGVKLAKGQALRPAHFNVILGRVKGLEHENIVNEIILRTQAQAEYTHENYGHFGLNLRRYAHFTSPIRRYADLIVHRALIRALKLGEGALPEMPVGELAEIAARISAAERRAMAAERETVDRLIAHHLADQIGARFAARISGVTRSGLFVRLAETGADGFVPAATLGREYYAYDEAAHALTSRSGVSYRLADIIEVKLIEAAPIAGALRFEVVSGGERRAPPPRASAKPKDRRTSARSKKNR from the coding sequence TTGGCGAAAGACGACACAGCAAAACACACGCCCTCCCGCGAAGACATCCTCGCCTTCATCACCCGCGAAACCGAGGCGGGCGGCCCGCGCAAGATCGGCGTGCGTGAAATCGCCCGCGCCTTCGGCGCTGCCGGCGACGACCGCATCGCCATCAAGCGCCTGCTCGCCGAGATGGCGGACGAAGGCATTCTGGAAAAGCGCGGCAAGCGCGTGAACCGCAAGGGGACGCTGCCGCCGGTGGCGCTCGTCGACATCATCGCGCGCGACCGCGACGGCGAGATGATCGCCGCGCCGGTCGAATGGGACGAGGACGAGCTAGGGCCGGCGCCGCGCATCCGCATTCACGCGCCGCGCCGCGCCCGGCCGGGCGAGCCCCTGCCCGGCGTCGGCGACCGCGCACTCGTTCGCGCCGAGCCCGACCGCGACGCCGGACCAAACGAGCCGCCCTATGTCGGACGCGTCGTCAAACTCCTGTCGCGCCAGCGGCAACGCGTGCTCGGCGTGCTGCATATCGAAGCGAATGGCGCCGGCCGCATCGAGCCGATCGACAAGAAGCAGGCGGGACGCGAACTCGCCGTCGCGGCGGCCGACATTGGCGCAGGCAAGCACGGCGATCTCGTCTCGATCGATCTCGTCGGCAAGACGCGCTTTGGCGCGCCGCGCGCCCGCGTGCGCGAAACGCTCGGCTCGGTGACGGGCGAAAAGGCGGTGAGCCTCATCGCGCTGCGCGCGCATGACATTCCCGACGTCTTTCGCGCCGAGGCGACGGCGGAGGCCGAGCGCGCGCAGCCCGCGTCTCTGCACGGCCGCGAAGACTGGCGCGATCTGCCGCTTGTCACCATCGATCCGCCGGACGCCAAGGACCACGACGACGCGGTTCACGCGGCGCCCGACAATGCGCCGGACAATGACGGCGGCTTCGTCCTGACGGTCGCGATCGCCGACGTCGCGCACTATGTGACGCCGCGCTCGGCGCTCGACCGCGACGCCTTGGAGCGCGGCAATTCGGTCTATTTCCCTGATCGCGTCGTGCCGATGCTGCCCGAGCGCATCTCCAATGACCTGTGCTCACTGCGGCCCAATGAAGATCGGCCCGCGCTCGCTGTCCGCATGCGCGTCACCAGCAAGGGCAGGAAGATCGACCACAGTTTTCATCGCGTGATGATGCGCTCGCACGCCAAGCTCGCCTATGCGCAGGCGCAGGACGCAATCGAAGGGCGCACGGATGAAACCACGAAGCCGCTGCTCGCTCCGGTGCTGCGGACGCTTTACGCCGCGCATGAAGCGCTGCAGCACGCCCGCAATCTGCGCGCGCCGCTCGATCTCGATCTGCCCGAGCGCAAGATCCTTTTGAAGAAAGACGGCTCTTTCGACCGCGTCATCATTCCGCCGCGGCTCGAAGCGCATCGGCTGATCGAAGAATTCATGATTCTGGCGAATGTCGCGGCGGCCGAAACCTTGGAGCAGCATCGCCAGCAGCTGATCTACCGCGCGCATGACGAACCTTCGCGCGAAAAGGTCTCGGCGCTTTCGGAGTTCCTGGCGACGATCGGCGTCAAGCTCGCCAAGGGCCAAGCGCTGCGCCCCGCGCATTTCAATGTGATTCTGGGTCGCGTGAAGGGCCTGGAGCACGAGAACATCGTCAACGAGATCATTCTGCGCACGCAGGCGCAGGCCGAATACACGCATGAAAATTACGGGCACTTCGGCCTCAATCTGCGCCGCTACGCGCATTTCACCTCGCCGATTCGCCGCTACGCCGATCTGATCGTGCATCGCGCGCTGATACGCGCCTTGAAGCTCGGCGAAGGCGCCTTGCCGGAGATGCCGGTTGGCGAACTCGCGGAGATCGCCGCGCGCATCTCCGCGGCAGAGCGGCGCGCCATGGCGGCGGAGCGCGAGACGGTCGATCGGCTCATCGCGCATCATCTCGCCGATCAGATCGGCGCGCGCTTTGCCGCGCGCATCTCCGGCGTCACGAGATCCGGTCTGTTCGTGCGCCTCGCCGAGACAGGCGCCGATGGATTCGTGCCGGCGGCGACTCTGGGCCGCGAATATTACGCCTATGACGAGGCCGCCCATGCGCTCACCTCGCGCTCTGGGGTCAGCTACCGGCTGGCGGATATTATAGAAGTGAAGCTGATCGAGGCGGCGCCGATCGCCGGCGCCTTGCGTTTCGAGGTCGTGAGCGGCGGCGAACGCCGCGCGCCGCCGCCTCGGGCGAGCGCCAAACCAAAGGATCGGCGGACGTCAGCGCGTTCCAAGAAGAACCGATAG
- the topA gene encoding type I DNA topoisomerase encodes MNVVIVESAAKAQTINKYLGKNFNVLACYGHVRDLPAKDGSVDPDQDFLMVWEMDAKGAKRVAAIAEAVKGADKVILATDPDREGEAISWHLLDILNKKRVLKDKKIERVVFNAVTKAAIQEAMAHPREIDQALVDAYLARRALDYLVGFTLSPVLWRKLPGARSAGRVQSVALRLVCDRELEIEKFVAREYWSLVAHLTTKAGEPFTARLVGADGKKISRLDIGAGQEAEDFKKALETAAFVVRSVEAKPVKRHPYAPFTTSTLQQEASRKLGLAPAITMRIAQRLYEGVDIGGETAGLITYMRTDGVDMAPEAVASVRRVIGREYGERFVPKVPRKYTTKAKNAQEAHEAIRPTDPARLPKDVAKYLEPEQAKLYELIWTRTIASQMESAEMERTTVDIDAKAGARALELRATGQVVRFPGFLELYQEGRDDGEDEDGGRLPAMAQGEPCAREKIDATQHFTEPPPRFTEATLVKRMEELGIGRPSTYASTLAVLRDRDYVRIDKKRLVPEDKGRLVVAFLESFFSRYVEFDFTADLEEKLDLVSNNEIDWKQVLRDFWKDFSAAVDGTKDLRVSEVLDSLNELLGPHVFPSKEDGGDPRLCPACNSGQLSLKIGKFGAFVGCSNYPECRYTRTLSPPTGDAADAARPGVKVLGVNPETGAEVTLRDGRFGAYVQEGEQEEGGEKPKRASLPKSIRPDDLTLMQAIALLALPREVAKHPTSGDPIVAGIGRFGPYVQHGKTYANIGRDDDVLSIGANRAIDLIVQKESGGGGSRFSRGPAEPARVLGDHPQGGSVTVNAGRFGPYVNWGKINATIPRAIDQASLTLEQALELLAEKAAGGGATGGGGRLLGEHPEGGKVTVRPGRFGAYVNWGKINATLSKGASADDVTLEEALQLIEAKGGAPKKSAKKAPAKKAAGKKAPTNAKKKIEDSDEAPFDESQPVKVAGTVAKKAAAKKAPAKKLATKKAAAK; translated from the coding sequence ATGAATGTCGTCATCGTCGAATCAGCGGCCAAAGCGCAGACGATCAACAAATATTTAGGCAAGAATTTCAACGTGTTGGCCTGCTACGGCCATGTTCGCGATCTTCCCGCCAAGGACGGATCGGTCGACCCCGACCAGGATTTTCTCATGGTCTGGGAAATGGACGCCAAGGGCGCGAAGCGCGTCGCCGCCATCGCCGAGGCGGTGAAGGGCGCCGACAAAGTCATCCTGGCGACCGACCCGGACCGCGAGGGAGAGGCCATCTCCTGGCACTTGCTCGACATTTTGAACAAGAAGCGCGTGCTCAAGGATAAGAAGATCGAGCGCGTCGTCTTCAATGCGGTCACCAAGGCGGCGATTCAAGAGGCGATGGCGCATCCGCGCGAGATCGATCAGGCGCTGGTCGACGCCTATCTCGCCCGCCGCGCGCTCGACTATCTCGTGGGCTTCACCCTGTCGCCGGTGCTGTGGCGCAAACTGCCCGGCGCCCGTTCGGCCGGCCGCGTGCAATCTGTCGCGCTTCGCCTAGTCTGCGACCGCGAGCTCGAAATCGAGAAATTCGTCGCACGCGAATATTGGTCGCTCGTCGCCCATCTGACGACCAAGGCGGGCGAACCCTTCACGGCGCGCCTCGTCGGCGCCGACGGCAAGAAGATTTCGCGGCTCGACATCGGCGCGGGTCAGGAGGCCGAGGACTTCAAGAAGGCGCTAGAGACCGCCGCGTTCGTGGTGCGCTCGGTCGAAGCGAAACCGGTGAAGCGCCACCCTTACGCGCCCTTCACGACCTCCACCCTGCAGCAGGAGGCCTCGCGAAAGCTCGGCCTCGCGCCGGCGATCACGATGCGCATCGCCCAGCGGCTCTATGAAGGCGTCGACATCGGCGGCGAGACGGCGGGTCTCATTACTTATATGCGAACCGACGGCGTCGACATGGCGCCCGAGGCGGTGGCCAGCGTGCGCCGCGTGATCGGACGGGAATATGGCGAGCGTTTCGTTCCCAAGGTTCCGCGCAAATATACGACAAAGGCCAAGAACGCGCAGGAAGCCCACGAGGCCATCCGCCCGACCGACCCGGCGCGATTGCCCAAGGATGTGGCCAAATATCTCGAACCCGAGCAGGCCAAGCTCTATGAGCTGATCTGGACGCGCACCATCGCCAGCCAGATGGAGTCGGCCGAGATGGAGCGCACCACCGTCGACATCGACGCCAAAGCCGGCGCCCGCGCGCTCGAGCTGCGCGCGACAGGTCAGGTCGTTCGTTTCCCGGGCTTCCTTGAACTCTATCAGGAAGGCCGCGATGACGGAGAGGACGAGGACGGCGGTCGCCTGCCGGCGATGGCGCAGGGTGAGCCCTGCGCGCGCGAAAAAATCGACGCCACCCAGCATTTCACCGAGCCGCCGCCGCGCTTCACGGAAGCGACGCTGGTCAAGCGCATGGAGGAGCTCGGCATCGGGCGCCCTTCGACCTACGCCTCGACGCTCGCCGTGCTGCGCGACCGCGACTATGTGCGGATCGATAAGAAGCGCCTCGTGCCCGAGGACAAGGGACGCCTCGTCGTCGCCTTCCTCGAAAGCTTCTTCTCGCGCTACGTCGAGTTCGACTTCACCGCCGACCTAGAAGAAAAGCTCGATCTCGTCTCCAATAATGAGATCGACTGGAAGCAGGTGCTGCGGGACTTCTGGAAAGATTTCTCGGCGGCCGTCGACGGCACCAAGGATCTGCGCGTCAGCGAGGTGCTCGACAGCCTCAACGAGCTGCTGGGTCCGCATGTCTTCCCCTCAAAGGAGGACGGAGGCGATCCGCGGCTCTGCCCCGCCTGCAACAGCGGTCAGCTCTCGCTCAAGATCGGCAAGTTCGGCGCCTTCGTCGGCTGCTCTAACTATCCCGAGTGCCGCTACACGCGAACCCTGTCGCCGCCGACGGGCGACGCCGCCGACGCGGCGAGACCGGGCGTGAAGGTCCTGGGCGTCAATCCCGAGACCGGCGCGGAAGTCACCCTGCGGGATGGCCGTTTCGGCGCCTATGTGCAGGAAGGCGAGCAGGAGGAAGGCGGCGAAAAGCCCAAACGCGCGTCGCTCCCCAAGAGCATCAGGCCTGACGATCTGACGCTGATGCAGGCCATCGCCCTGCTCGCGCTGCCGCGCGAAGTCGCGAAACATCCGACGAGCGGCGATCCGATCGTCGCCGGCATCGGGCGCTTCGGGCCCTATGTCCAGCATGGCAAGACCTACGCCAATATCGGCCGCGACGACGACGTGCTGAGCATTGGCGCCAACCGCGCCATCGATCTCATCGTGCAGAAGGAGTCGGGCGGCGGAGGCTCCCGTTTCTCGCGCGGCCCGGCGGAGCCGGCGCGCGTGCTGGGCGATCACCCCCAGGGCGGATCGGTGACCGTCAACGCTGGCCGTTTCGGTCCTTATGTGAACTGGGGCAAGATCAATGCGACGATCCCGCGCGCCATCGATCAGGCGTCGCTGACGCTCGAACAGGCGCTCGAGCTTCTCGCCGAGAAGGCCGCCGGCGGCGGCGCGACGGGCGGCGGGGGACGCTTGCTGGGCGAGCATCCCGAGGGCGGCAAGGTCACGGTGCGCCCCGGCCGCTTCGGCGCATACGTTAACTGGGGCAAGATCAACGCGACGCTGTCCAAGGGCGCTTCGGCCGACGACGTGACGCTCGAAGAGGCCCTGCAACTGATCGAAGCCAAGGGCGGCGCGCCGAAGAAATCGGCGAAAAAAGCGCCGGCCAAGAAAGCGGCCGGTAAGAAGGCGCCGACCAACGCCAAGAAGAAAATCGAAGACAGCGACGAGGCGCCCTTCGATGAATCCCAGCCCGTAAAGGTCGCCGGGACGGTCGCAAAGAAAGCTGCAGCCAAGAAGGCGCCCGCGAAAAAGCTGGCGACGAAAAAAGCCGCGGCGAAATAA
- a CDS encoding cupin domain-containing protein produces MEKPIRRLSAAVVAADVAPRAKRSSYPDPFAARVRGREKRSLGDFFGLTNFGVNLTTLAPGAQSALKHRHSRQDEFVFILEGEPTLLRDDEEILLRAGMCAGFPALGAAHCLVNRTDRDVVYLEIGDRSAGDAATYPDDDLAAALGPDGRWIMTHKDGRPY; encoded by the coding sequence ATGGAAAAGCCGATCAGGCGCCTGTCGGCCGCAGTCGTGGCGGCGGATGTCGCCCCTCGGGCCAAGCGCTCGAGCTACCCCGACCCATTCGCGGCGCGGGTTCGTGGCCGCGAGAAACGGTCGCTTGGCGACTTTTTTGGCCTGACCAATTTTGGCGTCAATCTGACGACGCTTGCCCCCGGCGCGCAGTCCGCGCTGAAGCATCGCCACAGCCGGCAGGACGAATTCGTCTTTATCCTCGAGGGAGAGCCGACGCTGCTGCGCGACGATGAGGAGATCCTCCTGCGCGCCGGCATGTGCGCGGGCTTCCCCGCGCTGGGCGCAGCCCACTGCCTCGTCAACAGAACCGATCGCGACGTCGTCTATCTGGAAATTGGCGACCGGTCGGCAGGCGACGCGGCGACCTATCCCGACGACGACCTCGCTGCGGCGCTCGGCCCGGACGGCCGCTGGATCATGACGCACAAGGACGGCCGTCCCTATTGA
- a CDS encoding AsmA family protein: protein MAAGATLAAIAAVVAPWLFSPGALMDAVADQLQGSSGLYVAARGRTSFSLFPRPSIAVEGVAFADRNGALLIESSELRGDVDVLPLIAGRLKVASVKLVRPRARIDLDKKPAGVAGAAARAAAAKPATLEAAAADNVRFGVVSIVDGDARITYRSRVYALERINANFEWRRIGEAAALTGAFDLNGERLEAILWVARPGALLRGEPSVVTGRLDGESLRVEAQGVGQLGANARFEGRAAASAPSAQQALQLFGVAAPLPGPFTDAQFSAQATLAPGEAHFKGARLFVDGNEFRGDIDLQKEDGRPTLTAALQSEFLSLRPFLADAPPLVAANGQWSKQPFDLPDLSGADVDLHLAVGHARLGRLKVEDAAIEVTLRDGAAEFAITQAHAYRGGLKFRVSIAPSPDGLSLRANAQMTAVEAGPLLWDAYGKPVLAGSLNATLAVDGVGDRMATLMQSLNGRANLALIDGEISGVDLEKALRRLETRPLSSAVDIRSGRSTLDAASAAVKIENGVADISEGAARGPGFTLAFGGSARLPERSLAVRAVAREADSAGQTADSAPGIALELAGPWDELALGLDAQAFIRRSDAAAPLLPRLDPPPRKEPAGR, encoded by the coding sequence TTGGCGGCGGGGGCAACCCTGGCGGCGATCGCCGCCGTTGTTGCACCGTGGCTGTTCTCGCCCGGCGCTCTCATGGACGCCGTCGCCGACCAGCTCCAAGGCTCTTCGGGGCTCTATGTCGCCGCGCGCGGCCGAACGAGCTTCTCGCTTTTTCCGCGTCCGAGCATCGCCGTCGAAGGCGTCGCTTTCGCCGACCGGAATGGCGCGCTGCTTATCGAGTCGAGCGAACTTCGCGGCGACGTCGACGTTCTGCCGCTGATCGCAGGGCGCCTCAAAGTCGCCTCGGTGAAGCTCGTCCGGCCGCGCGCCCGCATCGATCTTGATAAAAAGCCGGCCGGCGTGGCCGGCGCAGCCGCCCGAGCGGCCGCCGCAAAGCCGGCGACGCTGGAAGCTGCGGCGGCCGATAATGTGCGGTTTGGGGTGGTGTCGATCGTCGACGGCGACGCTCGGATCACCTACCGCAGCCGCGTCTATGCGCTGGAGCGAATCAACGCGAATTTTGAATGGCGCCGCATCGGCGAGGCGGCGGCGCTGACGGGCGCGTTCGATTTGAACGGCGAACGGCTCGAGGCGATCTTATGGGTCGCGCGTCCAGGAGCGCTGTTGCGTGGAGAACCGTCCGTCGTGACGGGCCGGCTTGACGGCGAGAGTCTTCGTGTTGAAGCGCAAGGCGTGGGACAACTCGGCGCCAACGCCCGCTTTGAGGGGCGCGCGGCGGCCAGCGCGCCTTCGGCGCAACAGGCGCTGCAGCTCTTTGGCGTCGCCGCGCCCCTGCCCGGCCCCTTCACCGACGCGCAATTCTCCGCGCAAGCGACGCTCGCGCCCGGAGAGGCGCACTTCAAGGGCGCACGTCTATTTGTCGACGGAAACGAATTTCGCGGCGATATCGACCTTCAGAAGGAGGATGGCCGCCCGACGCTGACGGCGGCGCTCCAAAGCGAGTTCCTCTCCCTGCGGCCGTTTCTCGCCGACGCGCCGCCGCTTGTCGCCGCGAACGGACAGTGGAGCAAGCAGCCGTTCGATCTCCCGGACCTCTCCGGCGCCGACGTCGATCTGCATCTCGCCGTCGGCCACGCCAGACTTGGCCGGCTGAAGGTCGAAGACGCCGCCATCGAAGTCACGTTGCGCGATGGCGCCGCGGAGTTCGCGATAACGCAGGCGCACGCCTATCGCGGCGGACTCAAGTTTCGGGTTTCCATCGCGCCTTCGCCCGACGGGCTGTCGCTGCGCGCCAATGCGCAAATGACGGCGGTCGAAGCGGGCCCGCTGCTCTGGGACGCTTATGGAAAACCTGTTCTGGCGGGATCGCTTAATGCGACTCTCGCGGTGGACGGCGTCGGCGACCGGATGGCGACGCTGATGCAGAGCCTGAACGGGCGCGCCAACCTCGCTCTTATCGACGGGGAGATCTCCGGCGTCGATCTCGAAAAAGCGCTCCGCCGATTGGAGACGCGGCCTCTATCGAGCGCCGTCGACATCCGCTCGGGCCGCTCGACGCTCGACGCCGCGAGCGCGGCCGTAAAGATAGAGAACGGCGTCGCGGACATCTCCGAGGGCGCCGCGCGCGGACCCGGCTTTACGCTTGCCTTCGGCGGCTCGGCGCGCCTCCCGGAGCGCAGTCTCGCGGTCAGAGCCGTTGCGCGAGAAGCCGACAGCGCAGGACAGACCGCCGACTCTGCGCCAGGCATCGCGCTCGAACTCGCCGGCCCCTGGGACGAATTGGCGTTGGGGCTGGACGCGCAGGCCTTCATCCGTCGCTCAGACGCGGCCGCTCCGCTGCTGCCGCGACTAGACCCGCCGCCCCGGAAGGAACCGGCGGGGCGATGA
- a CDS encoding response regulator, which yields MSVSSSGLSSSAAPRDDSQRTSDPLLGRRLLIVEDDPYIALALEETLAEFGLVIAGMARSVDEAVRLSREDGVDLALLDVNIGHERIDPVADALAARGCPFIFTTGCGRAGLPEAHLEHAMVEKPFYVEEILTALRSELSRAEAR from the coding sequence ATGTCGGTTTCCAGCTCCGGCCTTTCGTCTTCGGCCGCTCCGAGAGATGACTCCCAGCGCACGAGCGATCCTTTGCTCGGGCGACGGCTGCTGATTGTCGAAGACGATCCCTATATCGCGCTGGCGCTGGAAGAGACGCTCGCGGAATTCGGCTTAGTTATCGCGGGGATGGCGCGCAGCGTCGACGAAGCGGTGCGGCTGTCCCGCGAGGATGGAGTCGATCTGGCTTTGCTCGACGTCAATATCGGCCACGAAAGGATTGATCCGGTCGCCGACGCGCTCGCCGCCCGCGGCTGCCCCTTCATTTTCACGACGGGATGCGGGCGCGCAGGACTGCCCGAGGCGCATCTTGAGCACGCCATGGTCGAAAAACCATTCTACGTCGAGGAGATCCTGACCGCGCTCCGCAGCGAACTGTCGCGCGCCGAAGCGCGCTAG
- a CDS encoding DUF423 domain-containing protein: MRLSFAIATIAALQGAAGVSLAAAAAHADASPFLATASQFLMIHAAAGVGLAALIRTTPRAKAKWLAAIALALQAGVTLFASDLAARVFLSGRLFPLAAPIGGGLTILSWCALAVWAAFAMFAANSLQKPPES; this comes from the coding sequence TTGAGACTGTCGTTCGCCATCGCGACCATCGCCGCTCTTCAAGGAGCGGCCGGCGTGTCTCTCGCCGCCGCCGCGGCCCATGCCGACGCGAGTCCTTTTCTCGCCACGGCAAGCCAATTTCTAATGATCCACGCCGCCGCCGGCGTCGGACTCGCGGCGCTTATCCGCACGACGCCGCGAGCAAAGGCGAAATGGCTCGCCGCTATCGCGCTGGCGCTCCAGGCGGGAGTCACGCTGTTCGCGAGCGACCTTGCGGCGCGGGTCTTTTTATCGGGAAGACTGTTTCCTCTCGCCGCGCCGATCGGCGGCGGGCTGACGATCCTGAGCTGGTGCGCTCTGGCCGTCTGGGCGGCGTTCGCCATGTTCGCAGCAAATTCGCTGCAAAAGCCGCCCGAAAGCTAG
- a CDS encoding M48 family metallopeptidase — protein sequence MSAMGVVICLAIAASAGLGVYLRMRQTATVDAHRDQVPPDFAQEVTLDDHRRAAEYTIAKTKFSVAETIFDAAISIAWLALGLAPLYAAIAAFVEPGLVRSVLFVLVFGVIGSLIDMPFAAARAFWLEDRFGFNRLTPQKFLVDQAKSGALELAISTPLLFGMFWLLSAAPDTWWLIAYVVFIAIAIAMTVIYPTVIAPLFNKFSPLEDGAMKWRMEALLARCGFESKGLYVMDASTRSTHGNAYFSGFGKAKRIVFFDTLLEKHSPDEIESILAHELGHFKFGHVRQMLALAAAIAFVGFAVLWWAFASDVFAGWFGLPNDPGVVLVALLLAREPISHVLSPLLAWRSRRAEFEADAFARDIVGKEPMISALTRLTRDNLATLTPDPLYATFYFSHPPVPVRVAQLRAAA from the coding sequence ATGAGCGCAATGGGCGTCGTGATTTGTCTGGCGATCGCCGCCTCCGCCGGACTTGGCGTGTATCTGCGCATGCGGCAGACGGCGACGGTCGACGCCCATCGCGATCAGGTGCCGCCGGATTTCGCGCAGGAAGTCACGCTCGACGATCATCGCCGCGCCGCCGAATATACGATCGCAAAAACAAAATTTTCAGTCGCCGAAACGATTTTCGACGCCGCGATTTCTATCGCGTGGTTGGCGCTGGGGCTCGCGCCGCTTTATGCGGCGATCGCCGCCTTCGTCGAACCGGGCCTCGTTCGCAGCGTTCTTTTCGTTCTCGTCTTCGGCGTGATCGGCAGCTTGATCGACATGCCTTTCGCCGCAGCGCGCGCCTTCTGGCTCGAAGACAGGTTCGGATTCAATCGGCTGACGCCGCAAAAGTTTCTCGTCGACCAAGCAAAGTCCGGCGCGCTGGAACTCGCCATTTCGACGCCCTTGCTCTTTGGCATGTTCTGGCTTCTGAGCGCCGCCCCCGACACATGGTGGCTCATCGCCTATGTCGTCTTTATCGCTATCGCGATTGCGATGACAGTGATCTATCCGACCGTCATCGCGCCGCTCTTCAATAAGTTTTCGCCGCTTGAGGACGGCGCCATGAAGTGGCGCATGGAGGCGCTGCTCGCCAGATGCGGCTTTGAGTCGAAAGGCCTCTATGTGATGGACGCCTCAACGCGCTCCACGCATGGCAACGCTTATTTCAGCGGCTTCGGCAAGGCCAAGCGCATCGTCTTTTTCGACACGCTGCTCGAGAAACATTCGCCGGACGAGATCGAATCGATTCTCGCGCATGAACTCGGCCATTTCAAATTCGGCCATGTGCGGCAGATGCTGGCGCTGGCGGCCGCGATCGCCTTCGTCGGTTTCGCGGTGCTGTGGTGGGCCTTCGCTTCGGATGTCTTCGCCGGCTGGTTCGGCCTGCCGAACGACCCCGGCGTGGTGCTCGTCGCGCTGCTGCTTGCGCGAGAGCCGATCTCGCATGTCCTGTCGCCCTTGCTCGCGTGGCGGTCGCGCCGGGCGGAGTTCGAAGCCGACGCCTTCGCCCGCGATATTGTCGGCAAGGAGCCGATGATCTCGGCTTTGACCCGGCTGACGCGCGACAACCTCGCAACGCTGACGCCCGATCCCCTCTACGCCACCTTCTATTTCTCGCATCCGCCGGTGCCGGTGCGGGTCGCGCAACTGCGCGCCGCGGCGTAG